One Deltaproteobacteria bacterium genomic window carries:
- a CDS encoding transcriptional regulator yields the protein MKHDEFFRKHPVFTGEELAKHLSSHGEVGGRAQESLLAYHQKAGRVVRIRRGLYAVIPSGADTDSYPVDPFLVAAKLTPDSVLSHHTALEFHGKAYSVYTHFTYSASRPLGPLKFRSHVFRGTKFRNALLRAGKVHAGVLTAERAGMNLRVASLERTLVDVLDRPDLSGSWEEIWRSLESVEFFDLDKVLEYALLLGNATTGAKVGFFLEQHREPLMVEDRHLKALHDMRPRQPHYLDRSRRKSGRLLSEWNLVVPREVLERAWGEVL from the coding sequence ATGAAACATGATGAGTTTTTCCGAAAGCACCCGGTTTTCACCGGAGAAGAGCTGGCCAAACATCTGTCGTCCCATGGTGAAGTCGGCGGACGGGCGCAAGAGTCCCTCTTGGCGTATCACCAGAAGGCCGGACGGGTCGTTCGGATACGGCGCGGGTTGTATGCCGTCATCCCGTCGGGAGCCGATACGGATTCGTATCCGGTCGATCCGTTCCTCGTCGCCGCGAAGCTGACGCCGGATTCGGTGTTGTCGCACCATACGGCGCTGGAGTTTCACGGAAAAGCTTACTCGGTTTATACACATTTCACCTACTCGGCATCCCGCCCGCTTGGACCTCTAAAGTTCCGCTCCCATGTTTTCCGAGGGACGAAGTTTCGAAATGCTCTCCTCCGCGCAGGAAAAGTGCATGCCGGCGTTTTGACCGCGGAGCGCGCCGGTATGAATTTGCGGGTTGCGAGTCTGGAGCGGACCTTGGTGGACGTCCTGGATCGTCCTGACCTCTCAGGAAGCTGGGAGGAAATCTGGCGTTCGCTGGAGTCCGTCGAATTTTTCGACCTCGACAAGGTCTTGGAGTACGCGCTCCTGCTCGGAAATGCGACCACCGGAGCGAAGGTAGGGTTCTTCCTGGAACAGCATCGCGAACCGTTGATGGTGGAAGACCGTCACCTCAAGGCGCTTCACGATATGCGCCCCCGACAGCCTCATTACTTGGACCGTTCCAGGCGAAAATCCGGTCGACTCCTGTCGGAATGGAACTTGGTGGTTCCGAGGGAAGTCCTCGAACGGGCCTGGGGGGAGGTACTATGA
- the rsgA gene encoding ribosome small subunit-dependent GTPase A, with amino-acid sequence MSIKQNTNKNDDIHHLSQMGWTSHFQTQLEHFSNDGFIPARVVGVRKNSFRTSNGKSECLATLAGRLKHDADGMVPVTGDWVLMTDAVISRVLVRKNALSRGASGTRNKQDAQPEKQQVIAANLDTVCIVCGLDQDFNLRRIERYLTLVYNCGLHPVIILTKADLHQDPEHFASELEAVAFGVPIHLVSASDDTGLTSLEPYLSPGRTTTMVGSSGAGKSTLVNRLYGKTVQLTGSISTHVGKGKHTTASRDLIMMPQGGMVIDNPGIREIAFWEVDKGIEAAFPEIEKLGLGCRFTNCSHTHEPGCRVLAAVDKGEISRDRLENYRKMKRELEYLSHRRHKSADRVEKERWKEVALKIKAMKKTR; translated from the coding sequence ATGAGCATCAAACAAAATACAAATAAAAACGACGACATTCATCACCTTTCACAGATGGGATGGACGTCCCATTTTCAGACACAGCTGGAACACTTTTCCAACGACGGCTTTATCCCCGCCAGAGTGGTCGGGGTAAGAAAAAACAGCTTTCGCACAAGCAACGGTAAAAGTGAATGCCTTGCCACCCTGGCCGGAAGGCTCAAACATGACGCCGACGGCATGGTTCCGGTCACAGGGGATTGGGTCCTCATGACCGATGCTGTGATTTCCAGGGTGCTGGTACGAAAGAACGCCTTATCCAGAGGCGCTTCAGGCACGCGTAACAAACAGGACGCACAGCCGGAAAAGCAACAGGTAATTGCAGCAAACCTCGATACCGTATGTATCGTGTGCGGCCTTGACCAGGATTTTAACCTGCGCCGCATAGAGCGGTACTTGACCCTGGTCTACAACTGCGGCCTGCATCCTGTCATCATTCTGACAAAAGCAGATCTTCACCAGGACCCGGAGCATTTCGCCAGTGAATTAGAAGCCGTGGCATTCGGCGTTCCCATACACCTGGTTTCGGCATCGGATGACACAGGCCTGACCTCTCTGGAACCCTATCTGTCTCCAGGCCGGACCACTACCATGGTGGGGTCTTCCGGGGCGGGCAAATCCACCCTGGTGAACCGGCTTTACGGTAAAACCGTACAGCTTACCGGTTCCATAAGCACCCATGTGGGCAAGGGTAAACACACTACCGCCTCCCGGGATCTGATCATGATGCCCCAGGGGGGAATGGTGATCGATAACCCCGGGATCCGGGAAATTGCCTTCTGGGAAGTTGATAAAGGGATCGAAGCTGCGTTTCCCGAGATTGAAAAGCTAGGTCTGGGATGCCGTTTTACAAACTGCAGCCATACCCACGAGCCCGGCTGCCGGGTCCTCGCGGCAGTCGATAAAGGTGAAATCTCAAGGGACAGGCTGGAAAACTACCGGAAAATGAAACGTGAACTGGAATATCTGTCCCATCGCCGGCACAAAAGTGCTGACCGTGTGGAAAAGGAGCGCTGGAAAGAGGTCGCCTTGAAAATTAAAGCCATGAAAAAAACGAGATGA
- a CDS encoding TIGR04076 family protein: MAVTPETFKEFQAEIVSVKGTCGAGHKPGDHFKLSCWNAGGLCGFFYHDLFPYLSVLQFGGTIPWAPEGHLTLECPDRHNLVTLVLQPL, encoded by the coding sequence ATGGCCGTTACACCGGAGACGTTCAAGGAATTCCAGGCCGAAATCGTTTCCGTCAAGGGAACCTGCGGAGCCGGTCACAAGCCGGGAGACCATTTCAAACTGAGCTGCTGGAACGCCGGCGGTCTCTGCGGATTCTTCTACCATGATCTGTTTCCGTACTTATCGGTGCTGCAGTTCGGAGGAACGATCCCCTGGGCTCCGGAAGGACATCTCACGCTCGAATGCCCGGACCGCCACAATCTGGTGACCCTGGTTCTTCAACCGCTGTAG
- a CDS encoding amino acid ABC transporter substrate-binding protein produces MNKRLLLIVFILATMASFPWAKADDLLTPEESAWLKQHAPIKVGAFNDYPPFGFVAEDGRAQGISVDYWTRLAGKLGFDVVFSPTHFNGQLEGLKKGEYDSLAGIFPLEERAEYFDFSRHYMDINTYIFIQAQSSKEPAGLNDLKETKVGVVKGDSGQVLCEAAGLKPEGFKDYPDAIKTLAAGGLDAIVMDELVVYYVLTQNNLRDRVKRVGLPVDQGHMTLPVKKGNQVLLDILNKGIAQFSPSELGEIAEKWLR; encoded by the coding sequence ATGAACAAACGCCTGCTTCTGATTGTTTTCATCTTGGCAACCATGGCTTCTTTTCCCTGGGCGAAGGCCGATGATCTGCTCACCCCGGAAGAATCCGCCTGGCTGAAACAGCACGCTCCCATTAAGGTAGGCGCATTCAATGACTACCCGCCTTTTGGTTTTGTGGCTGAAGATGGTCGCGCCCAGGGAATTTCCGTGGACTACTGGACTCGTCTGGCCGGCAAACTCGGTTTCGACGTGGTCTTTTCCCCCACACACTTCAATGGTCAGCTGGAAGGGCTCAAGAAGGGCGAGTACGACTCCCTCGCCGGCATCTTCCCTCTCGAAGAACGCGCCGAATACTTCGACTTCTCACGTCATTACATGGACATCAACACCTACATTTTCATTCAGGCGCAATCTTCCAAGGAGCCGGCCGGGTTGAACGATCTGAAGGAGACGAAAGTGGGGGTCGTTAAAGGCGACTCGGGGCAGGTGCTATGTGAAGCCGCCGGTTTAAAACCCGAAGGCTTCAAGGACTATCCGGACGCCATCAAGACGCTCGCCGCGGGCGGCTTGGACGCCATTGTCATGGATGAACTGGTCGTGTATTACGTCCTCACCCAAAACAACCTGAGAGACCGAGTCAAACGGGTAGGATTGCCGGTGGATCAGGGGCATATGACCCTGCCGGTAAAGAAGGGCAATCAGGTCCTTTTGGATATCCTCAACAAGGGAATCGCCCAATTTAGTCCGAGTGAACTTGGGGAAATCGCCGAGAAATGGTTGCGATAG